The following proteins are co-located in the Longimicrobium terrae genome:
- a CDS encoding glycosyltransferase family 2 protein, translated as MMREGTILLSVVMPVYNEAATVRHAAERVRAVGLPVEILCVDDGSTDGSRETLRTLLAEGVIHRLIELPRNGGKGTAVRAGIAAAGGDVIVIQDADLEYDPFELPRLLEPIVDGRADAVFGSRFAGGPHRVLYFWHTLGNRALTLLSNMFTDLNLTDMETCYKMARADLIQSLPLRTRRFGIEPELTARLAQARARIYEVPISYAGRTYDEGKKIGWKDGAAAIWHIVRANVFAPRVPRYQPPPSALPRWTPEGTPPRHTAAGPR; from the coding sequence ATGATGCGGGAAGGGACGATCCTGCTGTCCGTGGTGATGCCGGTGTACAACGAGGCCGCCACGGTGCGCCATGCCGCGGAACGGGTGCGCGCGGTGGGGCTCCCCGTCGAGATCCTCTGCGTAGACGACGGCTCCACCGACGGCAGCCGCGAGACGCTGCGCACGCTGCTGGCGGAAGGCGTCATCCACCGGTTGATCGAGCTGCCGCGCAACGGGGGCAAGGGCACGGCGGTGCGCGCCGGAATCGCCGCGGCCGGGGGGGACGTGATCGTCATTCAGGATGCGGACCTGGAGTACGATCCGTTCGAGCTGCCACGGCTGCTGGAGCCCATCGTGGACGGGCGGGCCGACGCGGTGTTCGGGTCGCGCTTCGCCGGCGGGCCGCACCGGGTGCTCTACTTCTGGCACACGCTGGGCAACCGCGCGCTCACCCTGCTGTCGAACATGTTCACGGACCTGAACCTGACCGATATGGAAACGTGCTACAAGATGGCGCGTGCGGACCTGATCCAAAGCCTGCCGCTGCGCACCCGCCGATTCGGGATCGAGCCGGAGCTTACCGCACGGCTGGCCCAGGCGCGCGCACGCATCTACGAGGTCCCCATCTCCTACGCGGGCCGCACGTACGACGAGGGCAAGAAGATCGGGTGGAAGGACGGCGCCGCGGCCATCTGGCACATCGTGCGGGCCAACGTGTTCGCCCCGCGCGTGCCCCGCTACCAGCCGCCGCCGTCCGCCCTCCCGCGGTGGACGCCCGAGGGAACGCCCCCGCGCCACACGGCCGCGGGCCCGCGCTGA
- a CDS encoding 6-carboxytetrahydropterin synthase, which translates to MPRMQLTRRVRFSAAHRYHRPEWSEERNRATFGPCSNPHGHGHDYLLEVVVEGAVDAQTGFSVDLGMLDRVLAEEVTGPLDHQHLNHAVPEFAPGGLIPTTENILLWIWARVAPRMEGARLVRMRLHENRDFFVEWDGAE; encoded by the coding sequence ATGCCCCGCATGCAGCTTACCCGCCGCGTCCGTTTCAGCGCCGCGCACCGGTATCACCGGCCGGAGTGGAGCGAGGAACGCAACCGCGCCACCTTCGGCCCGTGCAGCAACCCGCACGGCCACGGACACGACTACCTGCTGGAGGTGGTGGTGGAAGGCGCGGTCGACGCGCAGACGGGATTCTCGGTGGATCTGGGGATGCTGGACCGCGTGCTGGCGGAGGAGGTGACGGGGCCGCTGGACCACCAGCACCTGAACCACGCGGTGCCGGAGTTCGCCCCCGGCGGGCTGATCCCCACGACGGAGAACATCCTGCTGTGGATCTGGGCCCGCGTGGCGCCGCGGATGGAGGGCGCGCGGCTGGTGCGCATGCGGCTGCACGAAAACCGCGACTTCTTCGTGGAGTGGGACGGCGCGGAATGA
- a CDS encoding type II toxin-antitoxin system HicA family toxin, with protein MTRLPRPTAPEVIRVLNELGFEVVRIKGSHHFLRHADGRATVVPVHAGDVIGPGLMSKILRDADVTRDAFLDRLQG; from the coding sequence GTGACCCGCCTCCCTCGCCCGACCGCGCCCGAGGTCATCCGCGTGCTGAACGAACTCGGATTCGAGGTCGTTCGCATCAAGGGCTCCCATCACTTTCTCAGGCACGCTGACGGCCGCGCCACGGTGGTCCCTGTCCACGCGGGAGATGTCATCGGTCCGGGGCTGATGAGCAAGATCCTGCGGGATGCGGACGTCACTCGCGACGCGTTCCTGGACCGGCTCCAAGGGTGA
- a CDS encoding response regulator, which translates to MNPDRGRQASVPRISPVQPSDAAQAEAENRPVVLVAEDHEDSRDAMRTLLDAFGYRVVEAVNGRQAVELAVAEHPDLILMDMMMPLVDGLQATREIRAEPSLAGVPVIALTAMEGARDRVLAAGCDDLVTKPIDVRAFLGRVRGWIESRRQAG; encoded by the coding sequence GTGAACCCTGATCGCGGACGCCAGGCCTCTGTCCCCCGCATCTCCCCCGTGCAGCCGTCCGACGCGGCGCAGGCAGAGGCGGAGAACCGGCCCGTGGTGCTCGTGGCCGAGGACCACGAGGACAGCCGCGACGCCATGCGCACGCTGCTGGACGCGTTCGGCTACCGCGTGGTGGAGGCGGTGAACGGCAGGCAGGCCGTGGAACTCGCGGTCGCCGAGCATCCCGACCTGATCCTGATGGACATGATGATGCCGCTGGTAGACGGCCTGCAGGCCACGCGCGAGATCCGCGCGGAGCCGTCGCTGGCCGGCGTGCCCGTCATTGCGCTCACGGCCATGGAAGGCGCGCGAGACCGCGTGCTGGCGGCCGGCTGCGACGACCTGGTCACCAAGCCCATCGACGTGCGCGCCTTTCTGGGCCGCGTGCGCGGCTGGATCGAGTCGCGGCGGCAGGCGGGCTGA
- a CDS encoding EAL domain-containing protein encodes MANEHEWTVHPALGAVRVEVGSATRWSGIAQVANFLRTVLDAARFGALRAAWIRAGVSIEEQMVTLLHSGPLSAMVEVDSSPLPAMMRDNRIESWFQPIFWAGTLELWGYEALMRGRAEDGSLVPPFTLLEWAKQEHLTFMLDRHTRELHLGNAGRAGIPSHCHLLVNFLPTAIYKPEFCLRTTVRAAALAGLEPDHVVFEMVETEQVDREHLRNLLAYYRATGFKVALDDVGSGYSGLAMMADLNPDLIKIDRELVSRAVDSPFHREVCASLVKLGQDNGQMVLAEGVEREEEWHVMSGLGVNLLQGYLFGRPQPELVTHSLVQPPRDIALATPA; translated from the coding sequence ATGGCGAACGAACATGAGTGGACCGTGCACCCGGCGCTGGGCGCGGTCCGCGTGGAAGTGGGTTCCGCGACGCGGTGGTCGGGCATTGCCCAGGTCGCCAACTTTCTGCGGACGGTGCTGGACGCGGCCCGCTTCGGCGCGCTGCGGGCCGCGTGGATCCGCGCCGGCGTGTCCATCGAAGAGCAGATGGTGACGCTGCTGCACTCCGGCCCGCTCTCCGCCATGGTGGAGGTGGACAGTTCGCCCCTCCCCGCCATGATGCGCGACAACCGCATCGAATCGTGGTTTCAGCCCATCTTCTGGGCGGGAACGCTGGAGCTGTGGGGGTACGAGGCGCTGATGCGCGGCCGCGCGGAAGACGGCAGCCTGGTGCCGCCGTTCACCCTGCTGGAGTGGGCGAAGCAGGAGCACCTGACGTTCATGCTGGACCGGCACACGCGCGAGCTGCACCTGGGCAACGCGGGGCGCGCGGGGATTCCCTCGCACTGCCACCTGCTGGTCAACTTTCTCCCCACGGCCATCTACAAGCCGGAGTTCTGCCTGCGGACCACGGTGCGCGCCGCGGCGCTGGCGGGGCTGGAGCCGGACCACGTCGTATTCGAGATGGTGGAAACGGAGCAGGTGGACCGCGAGCACCTGCGCAACCTGCTGGCGTACTATCGCGCCACGGGCTTCAAGGTGGCGCTGGACGACGTAGGCAGCGGATACTCGGGGCTGGCGATGATGGCCGACCTGAACCCGGACCTGATCAAGATCGACCGCGAGCTGGTGAGCCGCGCGGTGGATTCTCCGTTCCACCGCGAGGTGTGCGCGTCGCTGGTGAAGCTGGGGCAGGACAACGGGCAGATGGTGCTGGCGGAGGGCGTGGAGCGCGAGGAGGAGTGGCACGTGATGTCGGGGCTGGGCGTGAACCTGCTGCAGGGCTACCTGTTCGGCCGCCCGCAGCCGGAACTGGTGACGCACTCGCTGGTGCAGCCGCCCCGCGACATCGCCCTGGCCACCCCGGCCTGA
- a CDS encoding type II toxin-antitoxin system HicB family antitoxin, producing MSREFNVVIEKDADGWFVASVPALPGCHTQAKSLDALMERVAEAIELCLEVEGEDFEPLAFVGVQRVSVAA from the coding sequence GTGAGCCGAGAATTCAACGTTGTAATCGAGAAAGATGCGGACGGATGGTTTGTCGCATCTGTTCCGGCACTTCCCGGCTGCCACACGCAGGCAAAGTCACTGGATGCGCTCATGGAGCGCGTCGCCGAGGCGATCGAGTTGTGTCTTGAGGTTGAAGGCGAGGACTTCGAGCCGCTGGCGTTTGTGGGTGTGCAGCGCGTTTCCGTCGCTGCGTGA